The Streptomyces sp. RKAG293 genome includes a region encoding these proteins:
- a CDS encoding phosphatidylinositol mannoside acyltransferase encodes MKDRLTDGLYGLGWGAVKKLPEPVANALGRNIADLVWRRRGKGVLRLESNLARVVPDADEARLRELSRAGMRSYLRYWMESFRMPAWDRERFRSVDIQNAHILQAGLAAGRGVIIALPHMGNYDLAGAWVTTKIGVPFTTVAERLKPETLYDRFVAYREGLGMEVLPHTGGSAFGTLARRLRAGGLICLVADRDLSVSGIEVKFFGEATRMPAGPAMLAQQTGALLLPVTLWYDGSPIMRGRIHPPVDVPELGDRTEKAAAMTQDLADAFASGIAEHPEDWHMLQRLWLADLEVRPNSSGTEKP; translated from the coding sequence GTGAAGGACCGGTTGACCGACGGCCTGTACGGGCTGGGCTGGGGTGCGGTGAAGAAGCTGCCGGAACCGGTGGCGAACGCCCTCGGCCGGAACATCGCCGACCTGGTCTGGCGGCGGCGCGGCAAGGGAGTGCTCCGGCTGGAGTCCAACCTCGCCCGTGTCGTACCGGACGCGGACGAGGCCCGGCTGCGCGAGCTGTCCCGGGCCGGCATGCGCTCGTACCTGCGGTACTGGATGGAGTCCTTCCGGATGCCCGCCTGGGACCGGGAACGCTTCCGCAGTGTCGACATCCAGAACGCGCACATCCTGCAAGCGGGGCTGGCGGCCGGCCGCGGCGTCATCATCGCCCTGCCGCACATGGGCAACTACGACCTGGCCGGAGCCTGGGTCACCACCAAGATCGGGGTGCCCTTCACCACCGTCGCGGAACGCCTCAAGCCCGAGACCCTGTACGACCGCTTCGTGGCCTACCGCGAGGGACTCGGCATGGAGGTGCTGCCGCACACCGGCGGCTCGGCCTTCGGCACCCTCGCCCGCCGGCTGCGCGCGGGCGGTCTGATCTGCCTGGTCGCCGACCGCGACCTGTCCGTCTCGGGCATCGAGGTGAAGTTCTTCGGCGAGGCCACCCGGATGCCCGCCGGGCCCGCGATGCTGGCGCAGCAGACCGGCGCCCTGCTCCTGCCGGTCACCCTCTGGTACGACGGCTCGCCCATCATGCGCGGCCGGATCCACCCACCCGTCGACGTCCCCGAACTCGGCGACCGGACCGAGAAGGCCGCGGCCATGACGCAGGACCTGGCCGACGCCTTCGCCTCCGGGATCGCCGAACACCCCGAGGACTGGCACATGCTCCAACGGCTGTGGCTCGCCGATCTCGAGGTACGCCCGAACAGTTCCGGAACGGAGAAACCTTGA